Proteins encoded together in one Quercus lobata isolate SW786 chromosome 3, ValleyOak3.0 Primary Assembly, whole genome shotgun sequence window:
- the LOC115982030 gene encoding homeobox protein knotted-1-like 1: MEEFYRLNSVLSCSDEIVRVDNIVDATATTSAGFLCPMDNMLQVAETGVTESEMTDLIKTQISNHPLYPNLVSAYIECQKVGAPPEMASLLEEICRENHLLSTCSEIGADPELDEFMESYCEALHRYKEELSKPFDEATTFLSSIELQLSNLCKGTLTRNLDYRSDEGAVGTSEEELSCGEVDAPESQEYSSGAGTSGEQDLKGMLLRKYSGYLSSLRKEFLKKRKKGKLPKDARTTLMDWWNTHYRWPYPTEEEKLKLSEATGLDQKQINNWFINQRKRHWKPSEDMRFALMEGVTSSASEPMYLDTEGGTGGDDI; the protein is encoded by the exons ATGGAAGAGTTTTACAGGTTGAATTCTGTGTTGTCATGTTCAGATGAGATTGTTAGAGTTGACAACATTGTTGATGCTACTGCTACTACTTCAGCTGGATTTCTTTGCCCTATGGATAACATGCTTCAAGTGGCTGAGACTGGGGTCACTGAGTCAGAGATGACAGATCTGATCAAGACCCAGATTTCCAACCACCCTCTTTATCCAAATTTGGTTTCTGCTTATATAGAATGCCAAAAG GTTGGAGCTCCACCAGAAATGGCTTCTCTTCTTGAAGAAATTTGCAGAGAAAACCACTTATTAAGCACTTGCAGTGAGATAGGAGCTGATCCAGAACTTGATGAATTCATG GAATCGTACTGTGAGGCTCTACATAGATACAAGGAGGAGCTATCCAAGCCGTTTGATGAAGCCACCACATTCTTGAGCAGCATTGAATTACAGCTCAGTAACCTCTGTAAAGGAACATTGACAAGAAACTTAGATTATCGCTCTG ATGAAGGTGCAGTTGGGACTTCAGAGGAGGAATTAAGCTGTGGGGAGGTGGATGCACCTGAAAGTCAAGAGTACTCTTCTGGTGCTGGAACTTCAGGTGAGCAGGACCTTAAAGGAATGCTTCTTCGTAAGTACAGTGGCTATCTTAGCAGCTTGAGGAAAGAGtttctaaagaaaagaaagaaaggaaagctACCAAAGGATGCAAGAACTACATTGATGGACTGGTGGAATACTCATTATAGATGGCCATATCCTACG GAGGAGGAGAAATTGAAGCTATCAGAGGCTACTGGATTAGACCAAAAACAGATCAACAATTGGTTCATAAATCAGAGAAAGCGGCATTGGAAACCGTCTGAAGACATGAGATTTGCTCTCATGGAGGGTGTTACAAGCAGTGCTAGTGAACCTATGTACCTTGATACTGAAGGTGGAACAGGAGGAGATGATATTTGA